Within Solea solea chromosome 1, fSolSol10.1, whole genome shotgun sequence, the genomic segment GTGTAGTGCTCTCTGCCCCAAACGGTGGCAAAGATGTAGTACAGCTCCACTGAGATGGCactgtgaggaaaaacagatgGAGAAGATAAACTTTTTATCAATATAGTACTAGTACAgtgtacaaaaaacacaaaatagctcactgataaaaataaagaaaatatagtgggtgttttacttcctgtttttaagtcttGCTTAAAACTCAGTGAATGGATTTGCAAATAGTAACACActacatatttaacattttcatgatttaaatCCATGAAATTCTCCTTCAAAGCATCTCTATATAAAACAGAATCTCCCTATCAACCGTTAGGAAACATTAGCAGAAGTCATAAGCTGAGCATTTCTACTAAAATAGCTTTGATACGAGTGCTGAAATTTGAGGCCTTAATGCCTCACATGCTAATTCTATCCTATCCCTTTTCACCTCTCTGCACTAAGACTACACATTATGAAGAGAAGAAGAATCAAAAGCAGTTCACCTGAACGGCAGGAAGCCGCCGATGGCCATGTGTACGGCCGTGTGTTTGTACCAGGGCTGTGTGGGGATTTGTCGGGCAATGTTGCGAGTGCGGCACGGCGCCTGGAAGCTACCCGCCCGGTTCTTTCCCACGATGCCTCCGATGACCGTGAGCGGGAAGCCCACCATCACCCAGGCGGCCAGCAGCAGAAGCACTGTGGTGGCCGGTAGAGCCTGAGTGGAGCCGCACCACCAGTGGACTGAGTTCACGATGCTCCACGTCATGAAAAGAGGAGCTGCGGGATTGAACGCATTCATTGTTTtgcattattcattcattcgtcaTCTACTGAGGGTCGCGGGGcctgctggtgctaatcccagctgacattgggcgaaaggcggggtataCACTGGGCAGGTTGCAATTTATCTTTTTCCCCAACAACTTCCTGAACTCCTGCCCTTTCATGAAGGagaatgaaaaaataataagcAGCGCAACCTTGAGTGTTTCGCAGGAAATGGAGACTTTTCTTAATACACCAATGATGCTCTATTGTACCCATGCAGGCTAATTCTCTATAAAAGCTGTAAGGCAATCAGACCtgggaatcttttttttttgtttctttctaaaaaaataaaaaatcagtaAGAACAAAAACAGCGCTGTAAAGAAACACTAGCCAAGAGAGATGGCCAGCATCCTGACCTTGACAACATGTATTATGAAGAAagaataacaattattttcatagaTATGTTTTATTTCCATACTGATCAGtttcaaataaaacatggaCGAGAAAGTTGCAGGAgaaatagatagatatataattAAAGTTCACTGTACTAATCTGAATTATTGATAGACACGCCGCTTTTACAACCACACAGTGAAGAGAGACTACAAAACCTTTTTGTGGTCAGACTCACCTGAGAAGAGACACGAGGTGAGGATGATGTTCCACACCCAGCGCTGACCGCTCATCTGTGTGTAGAAGCTGCAAGAGACGTAGCCCGACACGCAGCTGGTCAGAGCGTACAGGACGATGGCCGCCGAGTTGATGGCGCCGTGGCGGTGCACGTTGAACATTCCTAACAGGGCCATGAGGATGATCCCTGTGGCACAGAAGAGACAGGAGGGTGAATCACGAGCGGATCGCTCCAAGTTCAGATCTTACGGTGTCCTCTCATTCCATCAAAGGGTGGTTTAAGGACGCATGTGTCCACATTCCTGATTTATGCATTTTAGGTGTAAACCGTCCTACCCAATCCACATGTGATTTTACAGACGCTGCTGTCTTCATGCGCTCACCTGTGGCAAGTGTCAGGAACTGAGCCCCCACTCCCAGTACAGCACACAGCAGGCTCTTGTAAGGGGGAAACCTGAAAACATCAGTGTGTATGATCTTCCAGCCGTTGTCTCCCTGGTCCAGGTCATCACAGCCTCCGTCCTCCTCCACATTGTATCTGCAGGTGAGATAAGAGTGTTGTCACCCAGGAAGTTATAATCCCCCACACGGGAAGACCACAGAAAACTCTCCTTTACATTTATAAACTACTGTGAGCAATAAAAATCCAAAATAGTTtttgtgaaattaaataaaatcctCCAAATGCAAGGCACTAAGGAATATTGACCAACAGACTGGAAGATAACCAAAAGTCAACATCACTGACAGGAGCTTAAAATATCTGTTGTTTTAAGGATTGACTTTTAAACTGTATTCCTCAATTTTAAAGCCCTGAGCCAACATTTAACCCCTGTCTCTGCTCCCTCAGAGCCTCATACACCTCTTTACTGGTTGTTCCTTGATCTATGCTGAAACACAAAAAGGTgcctgaccttttttttttggataatcCCAGAGTGTAGAAAAATCTGCTTGGAGAAATCAGGGCTGCAAATTGTGTTGCCATTTTTGAATCTGAAAACTAAGCAATTTGAATGACTTTACTTCTGTTATACGTTTCTTTTAACTTGATTATTCCTTCCatgccatctttttttttattgtcattattgttcATTTACCTTTGCTTTGTATTTTTGACATTAATCATTGTAGAGCATTTTAGAGCTGcgttttaaattattattactatacaTATTACCACATTTCTTGAGACCTTTTACCATCAACAGCTACTTTATTTACAGACCTGGCAAAGTCATTCTTGAGGACACgcatgaggatgatgatgacgaagcccagcagcagcaccaccagcaccagGGAGTTGATGATGGACAGCCAGTGAATCTCCAGTGTTTTGGGGAAGAACGAGTAATCTCTGAGCCGTTCGGCTCGCCGCTTGTAAGTCAGTTGGGACTCGAACCAGTGCacactgtaggtgtgagtgacagtcaggCTTCCTCCACCCAAGCCCACTCCACCCACTACTGCGCCCGCCCCCTCCTCCAGGGGAACAGGTTTGACATCTTTTACTGAGACATTAGCAAAAATCACAGAGTCACCGTTGTACTCGATGTTGAAGTCAAGGTGTGTCCACAAACCGACCTGGTGTGAGAGGTCGAGACaatagagaagaaaaaaaagaaagggagatAAGACGGATGACAATGCACAACGTGGTTTAGCTTCTACATCTGGTGCACATATTTCAGTCCACTTCACATACAAGCACAACAGCTTTACCTTATGGCTGTGAGGCAGAAAGCCACTCTCTTCTATGTATCCCACAAACCCCCAGATGGGGATGTCATCCATGACAAATTCAAAGTAGTACAGCTCCTCAATGGCTTCTCGAAGCTGGTCCACctaatgcacacatacacacagggcaGAGCATGAACAACATCCTGTGTACTGATACTATTACAACCAGATACCATATAACAACCAGTACAACAAGTCTTTCTTTAAATATCAGAGTAAAAGAttagtttgatttgtttctgaATCTCAAATTCAAATACACAGATAATAACATAAGGTCCCTTATATGACATTTGTGAGGTAATTTTACATGAATGACATTAGAATAGGCAACACAATGTCATAAAAGGATAAGCCCCTTAAGAGGAACCatcttgtttttaaagggtTCCTTActgcaaaacacaacacatttacttTAACATGAGCCATGCAAGTTCCTCCCTCACCCATAAACTTCGCTTATTAATGttttacataaacatacataGATGCAAATCCAGGTAGTTAAACCCAtgtgtaaacataaataaaagtatacaAACATGAGTGTGAACATGCATCGATGAatactgtacacatacatggGATTAGGAGGAGGTTAATGTGCCAAAAGAGATGCCTTAAAGACAATGAAAGGAGGTGAAAGAGCTGaaagcactgctgctgctcctatttccagactaaagacacactatacaaataataataccTTATTTCTGTCCACAAAgtccaaacagaggcagaatatgAACACTGCAGATTTAAGTTCAAACCTTTTCCTactcagttaaaaataaatacctgTTTCTCTGACAGTGTCAGTTGACAAAGAGGTTTTTTCTCCACATTCTCTCGGAAACGGATGTGATATAATGACTCGGCCATTCTGTCACCGTCCAACACTTCTCCTAGACTCAGTGACTTGTGGTTTACCTGAGGAAGAAGTGTTTAAAACAAAGGCAGCACAAAGCATTAACTGGTCATACATCTGCGTGTACGTAAATAACTGCAGTCACACATTGTCACTGCATGCTTCCTCTTAAAGAACCATATTGTTTAATGGTGGGTAATAACTTTTTATTGTTGTGACTGTGGGTGAAATCAACACCTGTAATTTCTCAAGACTACACAGGCAAGAAGAAAGATAATCACATTAATAAAAGAGATCCCTGCCATTACCTTGCAAGTACCTTATTAAGTTTAGTAGCATGACAAACGTTATACATGAacgtgtgttctgtgtgtttgaacAACCCAAGAACACAGGATTTAGGACTGACCTTCTCTGGCCTGCACACAGGCAGGGTGTAGTAGTGATATGTCTCCTGGGGGTTATGATAAGGGCCCACTTTGTTCACATAGAGAGTCACGTTGTCCCCCTGTTTGTAGCCCGCGAGGCAGCCTAAGACCATGCACAGGATCAAGATACAGCACGGGCCCACTGTCCTGTAGCAGCCGCCCAGCAGGTGTCTCCGCCTGCACTGCATGGCTTCAGCTGCAAAGACAGTTCAACAGCGTCATGTTAAAATTAATCCGGGCACATGCCAGCCCTTCCCTTCAACATAAACAGAGCTTCCGCGCTCTGTACGTAAAGAAATGTTCAGTGGCAGGTTTATTTATGCAGGATATTAAACAGTCAGTTCACTGACATAGAAACCTGGTGATCAGAgcaaacagtgtttgtgtgttttgagtgtttacAATCCAGTTGAATGTATTTGATATCCTGCATTGAGCATATTAATTTCCCACATACTGAGTACATTACAACCACTCTATAACAAAAgaacttaaaataaaactttgagAGCTGAGCTGGTTTTGGAGTAGAATTATGTCATGCTGCCTCTGGCTGCACTGACTTACAGGGAAGAAAAGCAGTGTGTTAGAAAGCTGATCACTTGTCATTGATCTCGTAACAAACCGTCTCCTGTTACTCTCTAGTGAAGCATCACAACTGGGCTTTCTGATTTCCCTTAGTGCCATGGCGACCACCTAAACCCTCACTTGACGACACTTGATAACTGTCAAGTGGAAGATGTTTGGATTCACCAGGACTCTTCTTAAAACAGTGTACTAAGTGAGTAACCACCACACAAGAAGGTTCTTGGTCTGGGACCAAGCCCTCACTTTTTAGTCTAAGAGTTGGAGAACCTGCTAGACAAATGACCTTTCTCTCAGCAGAGCTTCTATGGGCGAGTGACAACGAATGAAACATACGACAACCTGTCGGACAGAATTTAAAGAGTTCTGAGACGTTTAGCTGATATCTGAGCTCTTTACAAACCTCATAGTAGTTGCATTATGCTACAGGGGGGGGCTTTTTCATAACTGATGGAAAACTAAATGCAGCTGAATAATGATTTCCTTGAAGAAAACTTGTCAAGCGTGAAAATAACCCGACACTGGGGCAACGGTTCGACTTTCAGCACAACAATGACCTGCAGCATCACACAGCCGAGAAAAGAGACGCAGAGTGGCTTCACAACCCACTGAAGTATTTAGGGGGGGAATATCTAATAGCAACATATCTTCCAAATATTAGGATTTgatttgtgatatttttaaGTCAAGCTTAAGTTAAAAATTAATTGTGTtgcagatttaaaatgtgactaaGAATTGCCACATATCTTATTCTTTATTCTAACGCAGGGAAGAGAACTTTAATATATGAATCCTCCAacgtgtatgtacagtatgtaaagaaaa encodes:
- the tm9sf1 gene encoding transmembrane 9 superfamily member 1, whose translation is MQCRRRHLLGGCYRTVGPCCILILCMVLGCLAGYKQGDNVTLYVNKVGPYHNPQETYHYYTLPVCRPEKVNHKSLSLGEVLDGDRMAESLYHIRFRENVEKKPLCQLTLSEKQVDQLREAIEELYYFEFVMDDIPIWGFVGYIEESGFLPHSHKVGLWTHLDFNIEYNGDSVIFANVSVKDVKPVPLEEGAGAVVGGVGLGGGSLTVTHTYSVHWFESQLTYKRRAERLRDYSFFPKTLEIHWLSIINSLVLVVLLLGFVIIILMRVLKNDFARYNVEEDGGCDDLDQGDNGWKIIHTDVFRFPPYKSLLCAVLGVGAQFLTLATGIILMALLGMFNVHRHGAINSAAIVLYALTSCVSGYVSCSFYTQMSGQRWVWNIILTSCLFSAPLFMTWSIVNSVHWWCGSTQALPATTVLLLLAAWVMVGFPLTVIGGIVGKNRAGSFQAPCRTRNIARQIPTQPWYKHTAVHMAIGGFLPFSAISVELYYIFATVWGREHYTLYGILLCVFAILLSVGACISVALTYFLLSGEDYQWWWRSVLSTGSTGLFIFVYSVFYYRNRSSMSGMVQSTEFFGYSLLTALVFSLMLGSVSFWASLAFIRYIYHSLKMD